DNA sequence from the Amycolatopsis sp. Hca4 genome:
CCGCTCGACCGCCGCGTGGGCGTTCAGGAATTCGCCACGCAGCACGAGCTGGCCCATCAGCTCCCGGATACGCGCAACATACGCGCGATCGGGCTCGCCTTCACGCGAATATTGCTCGAGCACCGCGTGCTTGACCGACTCCCAGAGCGGCTCGTCGGCCGGCCGCGCGAGCAGCGCCTCGCGCATCCCCTCGTGCCGGTCGACGATGATCGCGCAGACCGCCTGCTCCTTGCTGGAGAAGTAGTTGTTGAATGTGCGGGGCGAGACACCGACCTCGGTCGCGATGTCCTCCACCCGGACGTTCTCCAGCCCCCGCTCCAGCGTCAGCCGCAGGGCGGCCTGCGCGAGTGCCCGGCGGGCTTCGCGCTTCTTCCGCTCGCGCAGGGTCAGCTGGGGTGGTGGTTCCGGCGGCATGTGCAGAGTGTAGCGAAAAACTTGCGTGCCCCGCAAAAAATTGCGTGACACGCAAAGTTGGGACGAAACGGACATCGACCTGGGCGTTTGCGCTCAGGGCCTGCCTCAGCTGCGGGTTCGAGGGCCGTATGCGCTCTGTTGCGACCCGCAATTTGCAAATTTGCACCGAATGGCCTAACCCACTGCGCTCACCAGCGGCGACGCTCCGAATTCACGGTCACGGGCAGCGATCGCACGCGGACCGGCTGTGGACATCCCACGAACCTTTCTGCTTGCATGTGCCGCATCGCCGCCGGGGGGCGGCGACGCACCGTCGTTCTCGTACCTGATCAAGGAAGAAGTGGGACCACATGGCGAGCCGGGCCCGGGAACTCCTGGATCGATCACGCGTCCTGCTGGACCGCTCGCGCGTCGCCGCCGCGCAGTTCCTCACCGCGCCGCCGAAGCACCCCGGGTACGAACTCCCGGTGGGTCCGGCTTCCGTGGCGCCGACCCGGCCGGAACCGGAACCGGAACTGGAACCGGTGACGGCGCCCGCCGGCGAAGGCGTGCTGGCCGAGATCTGCGCCAGCGTCGCCCTGCGTGATCTCAACCTGCTCGACCAGCTGCTCGCGCGGCTGGAGGAGCTGGAGGCGGGGGAGGAGGACCACCACCGCCTCGCCGAGCTCTACCAGCTCGACCACCTCGCCACGCGGCTGCGGCGCAACGCGGAGAACCTGCGCGTGCTGGCCGGGCAGGACACCGCCGACGACGCCGCCCGCGCGACCTCGGTGCTCGACCTGATGCGCGCGGCGATGTCGTCGATCAACCACTACGCCCGGATCACCATCGGCCGGGTGGTCAACCTCGGCGTCGTCGGCTTCGCCGCGGAGGACCTGGGCCGGGTGCTGGCGGAGCTGTTCGACAACGCCGCCAACCAGTCCTCGCCCAGCTCGCCGGTGCACGTGAGCGCGCACCTGACCGAGCAGGGCAGCGTGCTCGTCCGGATCGAGGACGAGGGCATCGGCATCCCCGCCGACCGCATCGGCGACCTGAACGCGCGGCTGGCCGCGGGCGGCGACCTCGACGACGCCGCGGCGCGGCACATGGGCCTCGCCGTGGTCGCCCGCCTGGCCGGCCGCCACGGCGTCACCGTCCGGCTCGACCGGCGCAGCCCGCACGGCACCGTGGCCACCGTCCTGCTGCCCACCGGTGTCGTCACCGAACTCGCCGAGCACGCCTGGTCGGGCACCCGGACCGTCACCGTCGAACCGGTCAAGACCGCGGCCGGTCCCGAGCCGGCCACCGTCGGCGGGCTGCCGCGCCGCCGCGCCGGCACCTTCCCCCGGGAGACGCCGGAGCCGCTCGCGCCGCGCAAGCCCACCCCGCGGCCGCGCCCGGTCGAGGGCATCGTCGGCGGCACCACGGCCAACGGCCTGCCGCGCCGCGTGCCCGGCAGCATCCGCGGTGCCGCACCGGAGCCGCCGCCACCACCCCCGCCTGCCGGGAACGCCGAGAACGCCGGCCACGAACAGCTGCTGGCCGACCTCGGCGCGTTCGCCGACGGCGAGCAGGCGGCCCTCGCGGAGAACCGCGCCCGCCACGACGAAACGCCCGGAGGAACCGCCCGGTGAGCGCTCCCCAGTCGGCCACGGCGAACTTCGCCTGGCTGCTCGACGACTTCGTGCGCAAGGTCCACGGCGTCAGCCACGCGCTGATCATGAGCGTGGACGGCTTCCCGCTCACCGCGTCGGACTCCGTCGGCGAGGCCGAGGCCGAACAGCTCGCCGCGATCGCCAGCGGCCTGCTCTCGCTGGCCGGCAACAGCGCGGCGCTGTTCGGCAAGGGTGCCTGCGAGCAGATCATCATCCGGCTCACCCACGGCTACTTCCTGTTCATGGGCATCGGGTCCGGCGCCGGGCTCGCGGTGCTGACCTCGGGCGAGGCCGACATGAAGGTGGTCGCCTACGAGATGACCCAGTTCATCACCAACGCCGGCCACGCGCTCACCCCCGAGGTGCGCGCCGAACTGCGCCAGGTGCTGACCGCGCGCCGGCCCCGGGGTTGATGGACGTGCCTCACGATTCTTCCGGGGGTCCTGGTGGCGCCGCCCCAGGCCCGGAGCGGAGCTCCGGCACGCAGCACGAGGATGTGATCCCCATGTCCGAAAAGGACACCGCGTTACCGCGCCGGAGCCGCCGCATCCGCGCGTACGCGCTCACCGGCGGCCGCACCGGCACGCGCCACCAGCTGCTGGTGGAGACGCTGATCTCGGTGCCGCAGTACGACCCGGCGCTGAGTGACACGCTCATGCCCGAGTCGCGTTCGCTCTACGAACGCGCCCGCGTGCGGTGCTCGGTCGCCGAGCTGTCGGTCGGGCTGGACCTGCCGCTGGGTGTGGTGCGGGTGCTGCTCGGCGACCTCGCCTCCCAGGGTGCGGTGTTCGTCCACCCCACCGCGCACGCCTACCACCACGACACCAACGTGCTCGAGAGGATCCTTGATGGGCTCAAGCGGCTCCCCGCCTGAGGGCGATCTGCTGACGATTTCCGCGAAGATCGTCGTCGCCGGGGGCTTCGGTGTCGGCAAGACCACCTTCGTCGGTGCGGTGTCGGAGGTGCCGCCGATGAGCAACGAAGCGTGGATGACCGAGGCGGGCGAAGGCATCGACGAGATCCCGCCCGGCGGCAAGTCGACCACGACCGTGGCGATGGACTTCGGGCGGCTCACGCTGCGCCCGGACCTGCTGCTGTACCTGTTCGGCACGCCGGGGCAGGCGCGGTTCTGGTTCCTGTGGGACGACCTCAGCCGCGGCGCGCTGGGCGCGGTCGTGCTGGTCGACACCAGCCGGATCGACGAGTCGTTCGCCGCGATCAACTACTTCGAAAACGACTCCGAGCTGCCGTTCGTCGTGGCGGTCAACCAGTTCGAGGGCAAGCCGGTGCACGACCTCGACGAGGTGCGCGACGCCCTCGCCCTCGACCCGGCCGTCCCGCTGGTCACCTGCGACGCGCGCGACCGCGCGTCCACCATCGCCACCCTGACCGAGCTGGTCGGCCACACGCTGTCGCTGGCGGTGCTCTCCGGCCCGGCGGGCCGCGAGCTGGCCGGCAGCACCCCGCACGCCTGAGAAGGAGAACGAGCTCCATGCGCAGGGTTCTGATCGTCGGTGCCGGGCAGTCCGGCCTGCAGCTGGCCCTCGGGCTGCAGGCGAAGGGCTACGACGTCACGGTGATGTCCGCGCGGACGCCGGAGGAGATCCGGTCCGGGCGGGTGATGTCGACGCAGTGCATGTTCCACGACGCGCTGCAGCACGAGCGCGACCTCGGGATCAACCTGTGGGAGGCCGAGACGGTCAACGTCGAGGGCCTCGGCGTTTCGGTGGCCACGCCGGACGGCGGCCGCGCGCTCGACTGGTTCGCCGAGCTCGACCGCCCGGCCCAGTCGGTGGACCAGCGGGTGAAGATGGCCGGCTGGCTGGAGCTGTTCGAGGAGCGCGGCGGCAAGCTCGTCATCCACGGTGTGATGACGTCCGAACTGGACGCGCTGACCCGGCTCTACGACCTGGTGATCATCTCGGCGGGCAAGGGCGAGCTGGTCCAGCTGTTCGACCGGGTGCCCGAGCGCTCGCCGTACACGCGGCCGATGCGCGCGCTGTCACTGGCCTACGCCCACGGCGTGGGCCGCCGTCCGGAGCACCCGGACAAGCTGGGGGTGCGGTTCAACATCGTCCCCGGCGTCGGCGAGCTGTTCATGATCCCGGCGTACACGCTGAGCGGGAACTGCGACATCCTCTTCTTCGAGGGCGTCCCCGGCGGGCCGCTGGACTGCTTCGGCGACCACCCGGGCCCGGACGAGCACTTCCGGCGGCTGCTGGACCTGATGCGGCAGTTCGTGCCGTGGGAGTACGAGCGCTGCCGCGACGCCGAGCTGACCGACGCGAAGGCGACCCTGGCGGGCGGGTACACGCCGGTGGTCCGCCACCCGGTGGGCACGTTGCCGGGCGGGGCGATCGTGCTGGGCATGGCCGACGTCGTCGTGGCGAACGACCCGATCACCGGGCAGGGTTCGAACAACGCGAGCCACTGCGCGGCGACCTACCTCGACGCGATCGTCGAGCGCGCCGACCGGCCGTTCGACGCCGCCTGGATGGAAGCGACGTTCGAGCGTTACTGGGAGTACGCCCGGCACGTGACCGAATGGACGAACGCGCTGCTGCTGCCGCCCCCTCCGCACGTGCTCCAGATCCTCGGGGTGGCGGGGGAGAATCCCGCGGTCGCCCGCCGGTTCGCGAACGGATTCACCGATCCGGCGGACTTCCAACACTGGTTCATGGATCCGGCACTCTGGGAGAAATACCTGGCAGAGGTCTAGATCGCCGCCGCGGCGGACTGTCGCCGGGGGACGTTTCGGGCTACGGTTGTCACGTAGCGTGAAGACGACACCCCCGGAGGTGCTTGGCATGCGGGCGATGTGGAAGGGCTCGGTGTCCTTCGGGCTGGTCAGCATCCCGATCCAGATGTACGCGGCCACCGAGAACAAGAACGTCTCCCTGCGCCAGGTGCACGAGGCCGACGGCGGCCGCATCCAGTACAAGCGGTTCTGCACGATCGACGGCCAGGAGGTGCCGTACGCCGAGATCGCCAAGGGCTACGAGCTGCCCGACGGCGAGATGGTCGTGATCACCGACGCCGAGATGGCCGAGCTGCCGCTGGCCACCCAGCGCACGATCGACGTGCTGGAGTTCGTGCCGCTGGAGTCGATCGACCCGATCCAGTACGACCGCACGTACTACCTGGAGCCGCAGAAGAACGCGGTGAAGCCCTACATCGTGCTGCGGGACGCGCTGCACAAGTCGAGCCAGGTGGCCATCGCGAAGGTCGCGGTCCGGCAGCGGGAGAGCATGGCGGTGCTGCGCGTGCACGCCGACGTGCTGGTGATGACGACGATGCTGTGGCCGGACGAGGTCCGCGAGCCCGACTTCCCGTTCCTGCGCGACGACCCGCCGCAGATCCGGCCGCAGGAGCTCACCATGGCCGGGTCCCTGATCGATTCACTGGCCGAGCCGGTGTTCGAGCCGGAGAAGTACCACGACCACTACCGCGAGGCCCTCGAAGAGATGATCGAGGCCAAGGTCGCGGGCGACGAGACGACCAAGCCCGCCGCCGTCACCGCCAAGGCCGACGTCGTCGACCTGATGGCGGCGCTGCAGGCCAGTGTGGACGCCGCGAAGAAGTCGCGGCAGTCCGCTTCGGAGGGTGCGGGGAAGGCGCCCGCCGCGGCCGAGGTGTCCGATGAGGACGCACCGCCGGCCAAGAAGAAGCCGGCGGCGCGCAAGCGGGCGCCGAAGTCCGCCTGAGCGTCCCGGACGGGTGGTTGTGCCGACACGCCGGACCGCTGCCGGGTCCGCGCGCTTCCCGGTCCTACCGTGGGGGCACGTGGTCCACGAGCGCGGAAAGGCGGCCGGTCATGGAGTGTGCCTCTTGTGATGCGGGGATCGATCACTGCCACGGCACGCTGGTGGTCCACCCGGAAGGCGGATTCGCCGAGTGCACCGACCCGGCGTGCGCCGACGGCGACCGCGTGCGGCACGGGCTGATCGTGGACTGCCAGGGCGTCGGCGGCGGGTGCGAGTGCGCCACCGCGCCGCGGAAGTCCTTGCTCCGCCAAGCTTCCTGAGCCTCCCGCCAGGATCCGTGCGGGCCTTCCCGGCCGGGCTGTCGCCCGCCGGGGAGGCCTGCACGGCGTTCGGATCCCGTCAAGACGGTCACACGATCGTGTATGCAGCTGTGTACAGCGGCCTGGCGATGTGCTAACACTAACGGGGTCCTTCGGCTCTCCCTCCCCCTCGGAGCCGGAGGACCCTTTCATTTCCGGGCATCCCGCGCTGCGGGGTGTCCGTTGTGGATCCGCCGGCGCCGCCCACGGGGTGGGCCGCCGGTGTGTTTTTCACCGTCGAAAGGCCGGAAACGGCCGAACGGCCCGACGCGGACGGCTTTCGCCGCCACGCGCCGGGCCGTGGTGCGGTCTCGGGATCAGTACCAGTGCGCCCGGCCACCGATCCGGCGGCCGGTGCCGCCCAGGATGGCCAGTGCCACGCCGGCCACCGCGAGAATGATACCGATGGTGTACAGCACCGGGATGCCCACGATGAACCCGATGACAAGCAGAATCACACCGAGGATGATCACTTGACACACTCCTTCGCATGAGACCCGGCCCGGCTCCGTGCCGTCCGGGCGGATGCGCTCTCGCCGGGAGGATGGCCAGTTTCCCGATAAACCAAACTACGGCGAATGGAGCAACCTTGCGTCAGTACCGGTAGTGATCGAGCTTGTACGGACCTTCGACGTCGACGCCGATGTACTCGGCCTGCTGCTTCGTGAGCTTGGTGAGCTTCACCCCGAGCGCGTCCAGGTGCAGCCGGGCCACCTTCTCGTCGAGGTGCTTCGGCAGCCGGTGGACGTCGGTGGCGTACTCGCCGGGCTTGGTGAACAGCTCGATCTGCGCGATCGCCTGGTTGGTGAAGGAGTTCGACATCACGAACGAGGGGTGGCCGGTGGCGTTGCCGAGGTTCATCAGGCGGCCCTCGGACAGCACGATGATCGCGTGGCCGTCGGGGAAGGTCCACTCGTGGACCTGCGGCTTGATCTCGTTCTTCTCGATGCCCGGCAGCTTCGCCAGCCCGGCCATGTCGATCTCGTTGTCGAAGTGCCCGACGTTCGCGACGATCGCGTTGTGCTTCATCCGGCTCATCTGGTCCGCGGAGATGATGCCGAAGTTGCCGGTGGTGGTGATGAAGATGTCGCCGGTGGCCACCACGTCGTCGAGCTCGACGACGTCGAGCCCGTCCATCGCCGCCTGCAGCGCGCAGATCGGGTCGATCTCGGTGACCGCGACCCGGGCGCCCTGGCCGCGCAGCGCCTCCACCGCGCCCTTGCCGACGTCGCCGTAGCCGCAGACGACCACGCGCTTGCCGCCGATCATCACGTCGGTGGCCCGGTTCAGGCCGTCCACAAGGGAGTGCCGGATGCCGTACTTGTTGTCGAACTTGGACTTCGTCACCGAGTCGTTGACGTTCATCGCCGGGAAGAGCAGCTCGCCGTCCTTGGCGAGCTTGTAGAGCCGCTTGACGCCGTTGGTCGTCTCTTCGGTGACGCCGCGGATCTCCTTGGCCATGGCGGTGAAGCGGCCGCCGTCGGCGGCCAGGCTCGCGCGCAGGGTGTCGAGGATGATCCGGTACTCCTCCGGGTCCTCTTCGGACGGTTGCGGGACGACGCCGGCCGCCTCGAACTCGACTCCCTTGTGGACGAGCAGGGTGGCGTCGCCACCGTCGTCGAGGATCATGTTGGGGGCCAGCCCGCCGGGGAAGGCGATGAGCTGGTCGGTGCACCACCAGTACTCCTCGAGCGTCTCGCCCTTCCACGCGAACACCGAGGTGCCCGCCGGGGCGTCGACGGTGCCCTCCGGGCCGACGACGACCGCCGCGGCGGCCTCGTCCTGCGTGGAGAAGATGTTGCAGGACACCCAGCGCACCTGCGCGCCCAGGGCGACGAGGGTCTCGATGAGCACCGCGGTCTGGACGGTCATGTGCAGGGAGCCGGCGATGCGGGCGCCCTTCAGCGGCTGCGCGGCGGCGTACTCGCGGCGGATCGCCATCAGGCCGGGCATCTCGTGCTCGGCCAGCCGCAGCTGCGTGCGGCCGGCGTCGGCCAGGGACAGGTCGGCCACGGCGAAGTCGAGGCCGTTTCGGGTCTGCAGTTTGTCACTCATGCTTCGGTGCACTCCGGAGTTCGTCGGGATGCGCTCGGGAGGCAGCACGGAAGCCCGTGCGGACACAAAGAAGAAGGCACCTCCCTCGCGGGAGGCGCCCTTGGAGTCGTGGTCTCGGGCCGAGCGTGGCGGAAGTGGATTCCGTCGCAGCGCCTCTCGGCCCGGATCCAGGATGGCAAAGCCGCGACGAGGCTGTCAAGCGAGCGATCGGGCCATGAGAACGTCGTCGACGTCCGTCCCGTCGAGGTGGAATTCGCCGCGCAACACGCCTTCGACGACGAACCCGCAGCGCTCGTACACCCGGCGGGCGCCGGTGTTCGGCCCGAGCACGCGCAGCGTCACCTTGCGCGCGCCGCGGCGGCCCGCCTCGGCGACGGCGGCCTCGACGAGCCGCCCCGCGATGCCGAGCCGCTGCCGGTCCGGGTCGACGGCGAGCCCGTCGATCACCACCACGTGCCGGTGGGCCGGGATGCCGAACCCCTCGCCGAGGCGGACGTACCCGGCGACGACGCCGTCCTGCTCGGCGACCAGGACGTCCTCGGGCCGCGTGCCGTCGCCGAAGAACGGGGTGCCGGGCGGCGGCGCGGGCGCGGGGGAGACGTCCGGGGTCCAGGTGCGCTCGTCGAGCTTCGCGAGCGCGGCTTCGTCCTCGGCGCGGGCGGTCCGGATGGTGATCACCGGGTGAGTATCGCCCACGCCTCTTCGACGATCGCAGCGATTTCCCGCGGGTCGCGGTTGCCCTCGGAGCTCAGGCTCTTCAGGGTCACGGTCAGGTCGGTGCCGGTGCGCTGGCAGGTCCGCACGGAGGACCGTTCCGGGTCCGGCGCCGAGCCGGCGCTCACCGGGTCGTGCTGCACCAGGCACTGCACATCCCCGAAGGTCACGAGTTCGGTACCCGGGGCGGCCAGGCCCAGCGCTTCGGCGTCCTCGTACGGCGCGATGAGCCCCGGCGAAGGCGCCCGGACCGCGAGCAGCTGGATCGTGCGCCGGAGCTCATCGTCCTGGTACTGCTGGACGACCGCGCCGGCGCCGCCGTAGGCCGCCGACACGCGGGCCGCGGTCTCCCGGTCGCTCTTCCCGACCCGGTCGATGAGCGGCTGCCCCCGGTCCTTGCCGACCTTCGCGATCGCGTCCTGGGCGCGGCCGAGCCCGCCGAGGCTCGCCGGCGCGGTCAGCGGCCGCCCGCTCGGGCCGCCGAGCAGGCCGAGCACCAGCCACGGCACGCCGACCAGCAGCGCGCCGGCCACGAAGCCGAGCAGGCCGGTCACGGCGGGGCGGGCGAGCAGGGAGCGGCGGGGTGGGACGGGGTGCCACCCCGGGGGATCGGCGGTCATCCCGCCATCGTGGCGCCGTCCGGAACGTCGCGGAACGGCAATTCCGCCCCCGGCGTTCAGAGCAGGTGCGCGCGCCGCCAGATGCCCTCGGAGCGGCCGCCGATCAGGCCCGCCTCGCGCAGGAACGGCACGATCTTCTCGGCCATCCAGCGGCGGGTCTCGTGGAAGTGGGGGTTGGCCAGCGCCGCGGCGCGGCCTTCGCGGGGGTCGATCCCGACGCTGCGGTAGATCCGCGCGTCGACCATGCTGTCGATCACGCCGAACGCGACCAGCGCGGTCCGCAGCCGGTGCCGGTGCAGTGCCGCCTTCGACAGCTTCGGCGTCTCGCGCAGCACCTCTTCCTTGGCGAACCGGACGTGCCGGGCCTCCTCGACCACGTGGATGCGGTTGACCGAGCGGATCAGCGGCTGGATGCCGTCGTCGTCCATCATCGACCGCTGCAACCGGTCGGTGGTCTCCTCGGCGACCAGCACGCTGGCGAACATCGACGGCCCGGCGGCGGTCGCGCCGAACACCTTCGCGGCGCGGTGGACGACCTTGGGGACGCCGTAGCGCGGGACGCCGAGCCGGTCGGCGGTGCGGGCGAACATCACCGAGTGCCGGGTCTCGTCGCCGATCTCGGTCATCGCGTACTGCGCGTGCTCGCTGCGCGCGTCGAGGTCGAAGACGTACCGGGCGAGCAGCTGCATGAGGACGATCTCGAACCACAGGCCGACGCTCATGATGCTGGCGATCTCGTGCTTGGACAGCTCGATCCGCTGCTCCGGCGTCAGTTTCGCCCAGAGGTCGGTGCCGTAGAGGGAGACGCGTTCGAGCGGCATGTAGGCCTTGCCCTCGGCGAGCGGCGCGGCCCAGTCGATGTCGACGTACGGGTCGTAGGAGTTCTTCGCGGAACTCTTGAGCAGGCGAGCCGCGGTGACGTCCCGGTCCTCGACGCGCATGGGTGCCTCCGCAAGTAGGGGGTACAAGGTGTACTAGCTACTTCGGGAGCGTACACCGCCCGGCGGGGTGTGAGTAGGCTTTCGCCGTGACCAAGGTCGACGGACGGGCGACGCGCTGGGCGGGCCAGCAGGAACGCCGGCGCGCGGAGTTCGTCGACGCCGCACTGACGGCGATCGCCGAGCACGGCCCGGACGTCTCGACCGAGCAGATCGCCGAGCGCGCCGGCGTCGCCCGCACCCGCCTGTACCGGCACTTTTCCGACGCGGCGGACCTCCGCCGGGCGATCGCCCAGCGGGCGGCGGAGCTGGTGACGGCCGACCTGGCGCCGCTGTGGCACCCCGAGGGCTCGCCGAACGAGATGATCTCCACGGTGATCGCGACGCACCTGCGCTGGCTGACCGAGCACGCCCACCTGCACCGCTACCTGACCCGGGGCGTCCCGGACGGCCCCGACGTCCGCGGCGCGATCGCCCGGCACCTGAGCAGGTTGTTCGCGGGGTACCTGACGGCGTTCGGCCTCGACCCGGCCCCGGCGGACACGATGGCGTTCGGCCTGGTCGGCTACGTCGAATCGGCGACGACCCGCTGGCTGGACCACCCGGGCACGCTCAGCCTGCCCCAGCTGACGGCCCAGCTCACCGGCACGATCTGGGCGATGCTGGACCACACGCTGCGGGCCGGCGGGGTGGAACTGGACCCGGACCGGCCGTTGCCGCTGCCCGAGGGGCTTTAGTCTTCGCAGGGGAACCCGGCCCGCACGCGTGGGCGGGCTTGCGGGTGTCGCTCGCGGGACTGCAGCGGTGGGTGCTGTGGCGCGATGAGCCGCAGATGCGCGGGGTGGCCGCTCCGGCTCCGCCGCCGTGGTCCGGCGTGGGCGCGCCTCCCGGTTCAGTCGCCTTCGCGGGGGAACTCGGCCCGCACGCCCAGCAGCCGCACCGGGCGGGTCAGCTCGAACATCCCCAGCACCTCGCGCGCCGCCCGGTCCAGCTCTGCCGCGTCCGAGGTCGGCTCCGGGAGCGTGATGCTGTGCGTGTGGGTCAGGAACGGCGCGAACCGGACCTTCACCGCCATCCGCGCCGCCGGGCGGCCCTCCTCGAGCACGTCCTGGGTCACCCTCTTCGCCAGGGCCGAGACCTCGGCCGCCATCTCCGCCGGGTCCGTCAGGTCCTGCTGGAACGTCGTTTCGCGGCTGCGGGACCGGGCCACCCACGGGGTCGCGCTGACCTCGGCGTCGCTGATGCCGCCGCCGAGCAGGCGCAGCCACGGCCCGGTCTTCGGGCCGAAGCGGGCCGCCAGCTCCGCCGCGTCCGCGCCCGCCAGGTCGAGGACCGTTTCGATCCCCAGCGCGGCGAGCTTCTTCGCGGTCTTGCCGCCGATGCCCCACAGCGCGTCCGTCGGGCGGGCCGCCATCACCTCCCACCAGTTCTCCTGCGTCAGCCGGTAGATCCCGCCCGGCTTGCCGAACCCGGTGGCGAGCTTCGCGCGCAGCTTGTTGTCGCCGATCCCGACCGCGCACGACAGGCCCGTCTCGCGCGCCACCGCCTCCTTGATCGCGACGGCCAACGCCTCCGGGTCGGCCGTCTCCGCCCCGACGAAGGCCTCGTCCCAGCCCAGCACCTCCACCACCACCGGCAGCTCCCGCACCGCGGCCATCACCCGGGCCGACACCTCCAGGTAGGCGTCCGGGTCACTGGGCAGGAAGACCGCCTCCGGGCAGCGCCGCGCCGCGATCCGCAGCGGCATGCCCGACTGGACGCCGAACTCGCGGGCTTCGTACGACGCCGTCGCGA
Encoded proteins:
- a CDS encoding styrene monooxygenase/indole monooxygenase family protein; this translates as MRRVLIVGAGQSGLQLALGLQAKGYDVTVMSARTPEEIRSGRVMSTQCMFHDALQHERDLGINLWEAETVNVEGLGVSVATPDGGRALDWFAELDRPAQSVDQRVKMAGWLELFEERGGKLVIHGVMTSELDALTRLYDLVIISAGKGELVQLFDRVPERSPYTRPMRALSLAYAHGVGRRPEHPDKLGVRFNIVPGVGELFMIPAYTLSGNCDILFFEGVPGGPLDCFGDHPGPDEHFRRLLDLMRQFVPWEYERCRDAELTDAKATLAGGYTPVVRHPVGTLPGGAIVLGMADVVVANDPITGQGSNNASHCAATYLDAIVERADRPFDAAWMEATFERYWEYARHVTEWTNALLLPPPPHVLQILGVAGENPAVARRFANGFTDPADFQHWFMDPALWEKYLAEV
- a CDS encoding roadblock/LC7 domain-containing protein, with protein sequence MSAPQSATANFAWLLDDFVRKVHGVSHALIMSVDGFPLTASDSVGEAEAEQLAAIASGLLSLAGNSAALFGKGACEQIIIRLTHGYFLFMGIGSGAGLAVLTSGEADMKVVAYEMTQFITNAGHALTPEVRAELRQVLTARRPRG
- a CDS encoding sensor histidine kinase KdpD, producing MASRARELLDRSRVLLDRSRVAAAQFLTAPPKHPGYELPVGPASVAPTRPEPEPELEPVTAPAGEGVLAEICASVALRDLNLLDQLLARLEELEAGEEDHHRLAELYQLDHLATRLRRNAENLRVLAGQDTADDAARATSVLDLMRAAMSSINHYARITIGRVVNLGVVGFAAEDLGRVLAELFDNAANQSSPSSPVHVSAHLTEQGSVLVRIEDEGIGIPADRIGDLNARLAAGGDLDDAAARHMGLAVVARLAGRHGVTVRLDRRSPHGTVATVLLPTGVVTELAEHAWSGTRTVTVEPVKTAAGPEPATVGGLPRRRAGTFPRETPEPLAPRKPTPRPRPVEGIVGGTTANGLPRRVPGSIRGAAPEPPPPPPPAGNAENAGHEQLLADLGAFADGEQAALAENRARHDETPGGTAR
- a CDS encoding diiron oxygenase; the encoded protein is MRVEDRDVTAARLLKSSAKNSYDPYVDIDWAAPLAEGKAYMPLERVSLYGTDLWAKLTPEQRIELSKHEIASIMSVGLWFEIVLMQLLARYVFDLDARSEHAQYAMTEIGDETRHSVMFARTADRLGVPRYGVPKVVHRAAKVFGATAAGPSMFASVLVAEETTDRLQRSMMDDDGIQPLIRSVNRIHVVEEARHVRFAKEEVLRETPKLSKAALHRHRLRTALVAFGVIDSMVDARIYRSVGIDPREGRAAALANPHFHETRRWMAEKIVPFLREAGLIGGRSEGIWRRAHLL
- a CDS encoding TetR/AcrR family transcriptional regulator, which codes for MPPEPPPQLTLRERKKREARRALAQAALRLTLERGLENVRVEDIATEVGVSPRTFNNYFSSKEQAVCAIIVDRHEGMREALLARPADEPLWESVKHAVLEQYSREGEPDRAYVARIRELMGQLVLRGEFLNAHAAVERVLAETIANRVGGVDHLLCRLMASSVESAVRVAFVNWFTEGEPLLPTLERLLDELAAGMPTLTGGTERKPEPNTTTTPLGESLC
- a CDS encoding ATP/GTP-binding protein translates to MGSSGSPPEGDLLTISAKIVVAGGFGVGKTTFVGAVSEVPPMSNEAWMTEAGEGIDEIPPGGKSTTTVAMDFGRLTLRPDLLLYLFGTPGQARFWFLWDDLSRGALGAVVLVDTSRIDESFAAINYFENDSELPFVVAVNQFEGKPVHDLDEVRDALALDPAVPLVTCDARDRASTIATLTELVGHTLSLAVLSGPAGRELAGSTPHA
- a CDS encoding GNAT family N-acetyltransferase — translated: MITIRTARAEDEAALAKLDERTWTPDVSPAPAPPPGTPFFGDGTRPEDVLVAEQDGVVAGYVRLGEGFGIPAHRHVVVIDGLAVDPDRQRLGIAGRLVEAAVAEAGRRGARKVTLRVLGPNTGARRVYERCGFVVEGVLRGEFHLDGTDVDDVLMARSLA
- a CDS encoding TetR/AcrR family transcriptional regulator translates to MTKVDGRATRWAGQQERRRAEFVDAALTAIAEHGPDVSTEQIAERAGVARTRLYRHFSDAADLRRAIAQRAAELVTADLAPLWHPEGSPNEMISTVIATHLRWLTEHAHLHRYLTRGVPDGPDVRGAIARHLSRLFAGYLTAFGLDPAPADTMAFGLVGYVESATTRWLDHPGTLSLPQLTAQLTGTIWAMLDHTLRAGGVELDPDRPLPLPEGL
- a CDS encoding DUF742 domain-containing protein, producing MSEKDTALPRRSRRIRAYALTGGRTGTRHQLLVETLISVPQYDPALSDTLMPESRSLYERARVRCSVAELSVGLDLPLGVVRVLLGDLASQGAVFVHPTAHAYHHDTNVLERILDGLKRLPA
- a CDS encoding Ku protein, whose product is MRAMWKGSVSFGLVSIPIQMYAATENKNVSLRQVHEADGGRIQYKRFCTIDGQEVPYAEIAKGYELPDGEMVVITDAEMAELPLATQRTIDVLEFVPLESIDPIQYDRTYYLEPQKNAVKPYIVLRDALHKSSQVAIAKVAVRQRESMAVLRVHADVLVMTTMLWPDEVREPDFPFLRDDPPQIRPQELTMAGSLIDSLAEPVFEPEKYHDHYREALEEMIEAKVAGDETTKPAAVTAKADVVDLMAALQASVDAAKKSRQSASEGAGKAPAAAEVSDEDAPPAKKKPAARKRAPKSA
- the ahcY gene encoding adenosylhomocysteinase produces the protein MSDKLQTRNGLDFAVADLSLADAGRTQLRLAEHEMPGLMAIRREYAAAQPLKGARIAGSLHMTVQTAVLIETLVALGAQVRWVSCNIFSTQDEAAAAVVVGPEGTVDAPAGTSVFAWKGETLEEYWWCTDQLIAFPGGLAPNMILDDGGDATLLVHKGVEFEAAGVVPQPSEEDPEEYRIILDTLRASLAADGGRFTAMAKEIRGVTEETTNGVKRLYKLAKDGELLFPAMNVNDSVTKSKFDNKYGIRHSLVDGLNRATDVMIGGKRVVVCGYGDVGKGAVEALRGQGARVAVTEIDPICALQAAMDGLDVVELDDVVATGDIFITTTGNFGIISADQMSRMKHNAIVANVGHFDNEIDMAGLAKLPGIEKNEIKPQVHEWTFPDGHAIIVLSEGRLMNLGNATGHPSFVMSNSFTNQAIAQIELFTKPGEYATDVHRLPKHLDEKVARLHLDALGVKLTKLTKQQAEYIGVDVEGPYKLDHYRY